TCAATGCGAGGGCCGAGATTAAGTGAGGCTGGGGTAACAGCTTAGTTGGGGAGGAAGATTAGGTGAGGCTGGGGTAACAGCTTAGTTGGGGAGGAAGATTAGGTGAGGCTGGGGTAACAGCTTAGTTGGGGAGGAAGATTAGGTGAGGCTGGGGTAACAGATTAGCGGGTGAGTTGCTGCTTTGCCAATTCATTcaagagcatgatccaaaaaataaggcagatccaaatctcaagtagactacactacATGAAAACAGTAGTGGTGAACGCCCACcataaaaacttctcagggcacactgtactgtttattttccatccaaccggctgataagttcacacagagttggatgaagggataacacaaatagcagcttgatccaaaacatgtgGCCCCcaattagtttttaatggtgagaattcaatccctactgtgtgctCCACCAAatatttggatccacctcatttttgggaccatgatccaaaatgagctggcaaaatggacgaAAAGATTGGATATAAACGAAAGTGGATTccataccgagtaaactctgtgggatccaccatgatttatgtattttattcactcgtccatccattttaacagttaATTTTgggtcttgatcccaaaaatgaagcatatccaaatctcaagtggaccacaccacaggaaatagtgtgaattgagtgtctactgttgaaaaaatctcaggggccacagaagttttggatcaagctgatatttttattttcccttcatcctggtctttatgatcttatgaataggttagatgacaaataaagatcactgtgagccctagaaaggtttcaaccgtcgaaatcattattcccactgtttcctgtggtatggtctacttgagctttggatatgcttcaaattttggctcaacgcctaaagtgagccaaaaaaaaatggatggacagagttgataaactgcatacattcacggtggggccaactgagtttactcagtatgcaatctcaTTTCCatataaacacatacattgaggtgagcCCACAGACAGGGCGTCACCCACTAAGCTGCTAccctgcctcacctaatctgTCATTTGTACTGGTTGGACATGCTGGgtgttatatatacatatacaccaCATGACTCCACCACTGTTTAGCAAAAAACAGAGTATTTTGGTTAAAGAAAAACCTGTTTATGGAATATCCGAGTTCTTTCTTTTCTCACTTAATTGGTTGAGATCTTTATTAAAGCTATTTAAATTTTCAGAGTTTAAGAGAAAACCACGTTTtactaatttaattaatttataatacgAGGCCTCAGTTCACCATGAACAGAGAACTTCTCTGTTTGGTACCTAATATGTACATAACGGGTCATGTTTGGTTTATCAAGTCCATTGAGCTGATGGTCCCCATCATGGATGAACCATACCCAAAAAAATATCTTCATTTGGTCAAATCTAACCTTTCCCTTGTTAGCATGTAAATAAATGGTTAAGAAGAAATGTACTGACTGTCCATATTCAATGAAGAAAAAACATGATTGGATGCTTAGGACTTCCAATTTGGTAGATTTTTTTATGTCATGGTTCATCCATGATGGGGACATTAAATCAATGTATAGGACAAACAAATTGTTGGGCCCTACATGCACCCATTAGGTACCAAATAGGGAACTTTCAGCCTCTTACAGTACATGTGATGACTTCAAATTCTGAGAATAGTTATTATAAAGAAGATAAATAACTTTTGCACTGAGGTGAATATATTTTTACATGTAGATAAATCAATTATAGAAAATGATTACTGGTAAAGGACTTGTAGAAGAATCAAACCTTTTCACTTTTGTTTTTCTAATCTGCAAAAATTTTGAGAAGTTAAACCATATATTAAAATTGATTGAAATAATCTCAAAATAAGGCTTTCAGTTTTATTTTCCATATCAATTAAACTGCAAAAGCTTTCCAACTACTGGAAGTTGGATAAAAACTAAAATGAGAAATGATCACACACAAatgtacccaaaaaaaaaaccaacgacaaaaaaagaaaagaaggagcaTAGCCAAAAGAAACCACACGTATTTAGATTACTAAACCATCTGGTACCATCCATTGAATGTGAAAGCTGACCATTTTCCTTTTAAGATATTTAGATTGCTAAACCATCAGTATGATCTGGTAATCTAGTCCTGCTCCCAGTGTGAGAGGTTATCGTCTCCTCATTGTCTACAAGATTTTGAAGAAAACTTGGAATCGGTGGCATGCTCACCTCTAAAACACCCTCCAGAATTTGACCAACCTGACCCATCGACGGTCGAGACTCCTCATTCTCTTGAATACACCAACAAGCAACTCTGCAAGCTCTGTTGAGTTCTTCCATGTCCGTAATACCCTCCAATCTGTGGTCTAATAAGCAGAGGACATCGCCTTCTTTGATCTTGCCTGCTGCCCAAACAGGGAAATACCCAGCCTCAGAAATTTTGGATTGCATCGTGTTTCTATTGCCTGATACAAGTTCGAAAATCATCATTCCGTAGCTGTAAACATCAGCTTTTGCTGTTATAGCTACCCCGTGAAGCCATTCTGGTGCAAGATACCCTATGGTTCCTCCCATGCTTGTAAGTACTCGGCTAAAATCCCTGCCCACAAGCTTCGCCATGCCAAAATCCACCACCTTGGGACAAAATGCAGCATCCAAAAGTATGTTTTCAGGCTTTATGTCGCAATGTATTATGCATTCTCTGCATTCCTCATGGAGATAAGCTAATCCTTTGGCAGTTCCAAGTGCAATTTGATACCGTGTCTTCCAGTCTAAGATGTCAGATTTCTTCCCAAACAAATGAGAATCTAAAGACCTATTCGGCGTGAAATCATAAACCAACAACCTTTTACTCCCTTCAGAGCAGAACCCATGAAGGCGAACCAGATTAACGTGTTGGATCATCCCAATCGTGCTCACTTCCGACCGGAACTGCTTCTCCCCTTGTCTTAGGCCTTCCAGTTTCTTCACAGCTACAACAGAAGAATCAGGCAAAGTCCCTTTGAAAACAGAACCAAAGCTTCCTCCTCCTAACTTCTCTGTGAAATCATTGGTTGCGCTTCGTAAATCTGTATACCTGAATGCAACCAAAGAACCAGTAACCGCTGTTGATGCACAATTCAGTAATTTCCTTCGGCATCTCCAAATTATCACCAAAACAATGACGAAAAATGCTACCACCCCAATGATGCTGCCGACAATAACCCCAATCGCCACTCCCTTATTAGCTCCAGTACTCCATGCTGCAAGACGGAGATAAAGATCACTTCCTTCAACATCATTGTTGGATAGTTGTCGAAGATTCAACAGATCTCCATTCCATATAAAACACCCACTACTGTTGTAGGCATAAGCAGTACAAGAACAATCATCGAAGCAAGCTAGTTCACATTCTTCAGCTCTCCCTACTGTTAAGGATTGTGGATTTACAGGCAATCGCATGTTGGGTATTGGAAGAAACACATCGTTTTCTCCACCAATGGAGCT
This region of Magnolia sinica isolate HGM2019 chromosome 1, MsV1, whole genome shotgun sequence genomic DNA includes:
- the LOC131241641 gene encoding G-type lectin S-receptor-like serine/threonine-protein kinase At2g19130, which encodes METTSRPWFFLGVFLFFTFKIHFSMAADTISLTQPLSGNFTITSKGGKFELGFFTPGHSQKYYIGIWFKKVSQQTVVWVANRETPLPDASSQLKISEQDGNLVLINHTKIPTWSSNSTSKISNPSVAVLLDTGNLVLREVSNSSAVIWQSFDHPTDTWLPGQRFGLNKITGLRQRLISWRNPEDPAPGAFSIQIEQDGTNQYFMLHNDSYRYWSSGIWNGNYFPSMRARGYRQINDWVSISYITNKNENNFAFLYSNASIIVRTVMSTSGQLKQSMWSKDNGKWTPFWFLPLDQCDVYGACGSFGVCNANSLPSCQCLQGFRPRSSKGWGMEDWSGGCVRETHLQCSDNSSIGGENDVFLPIPNMRLPVNPQSLTVGRAEECELACFDDCSCTAYAYNSSGCFIWNGDLLNLRQLSNNDVEGSDLYLRLAAWSTGANKGVAIGVIVGSIIGVVAFFVIVLVIIWRCRRKLLNCASTAVTGSLVAFRYTDLRSATNDFTEKLGGGSFGSVFKGTLPDSSVVAVKKLEGLRQGEKQFRSEVSTIGMIQHVNLVRLHGFCSEGSKRLLVYDFTPNRSLDSHLFGKKSDILDWKTRYQIALGTAKGLAYLHEECRECIIHCDIKPENILLDAAFCPKVVDFGMAKLVGRDFSRVLTSMGGTIGYLAPEWLHGVAITAKADVYSYGMMIFELVSGNRNTMQSKISEAGYFPVWAAGKIKEGDVLCLLDHRLEGITDMEELNRACRVACWCIQENEESRPSMGQVGQILEGVLEVSMPPIPSFLQNLVDNEETITSHTGSRTRLPDHTDGLAI